From Cellulomonas oligotrophica, a single genomic window includes:
- a CDS encoding glycoside hydrolase family 6 protein, producing the protein MFTRLSTTRRKVAAVATAGALLAGVVTAATVTAAQAAPGCRVDYTVTSQWPGGFGADVKVTNLGDPLTAWNLAWTFPAGQRITQLWNGSVMGTGSQVQVSNLGWNGRLATDASVSFGFNGSWSGSNTAPTSFTLNGTPCTGAVASPTPTPTRTATPTPTPTPTRTATPTPTPTPTRTATPTPTPTPTPTPTPTPTVPATSTFYTDPTTAAYAAWQAASGTDKTLLAKIAQTPQAFWIGDWAPAATIQQDVRSYTGRAQAAGATPVIVVYAIPGRDCGSYSGGGVAESEYARWIDTVADGIQGRPWIVLEPDALAQLGDCQGQGDRVGYLRYAARVLTEHGGRVYIDAGNSAWLSAQETARRLQLVGLDHAEGFALNTSNYRTTSEAKAYGEEVSRLAGGATYVIDTSRNGNGSNGEWCNPRGRALGERPAVVNDASALDAVLWVKRPGESDGTCNGGPTAGAWWQEIALEMARNTTW; encoded by the coding sequence ATGTTCACCCGCCTCTCGACGACACGCCGCAAGGTCGCGGCCGTCGCCACGGCCGGCGCCCTGCTGGCCGGGGTGGTCACGGCGGCGACGGTGACCGCGGCGCAGGCCGCGCCCGGATGCCGCGTCGACTACACCGTCACCAGCCAGTGGCCCGGCGGCTTCGGCGCCGACGTCAAGGTCACCAACCTGGGCGACCCGCTCACCGCGTGGAACCTCGCCTGGACCTTCCCCGCCGGTCAGCGGATCACGCAGCTGTGGAACGGCTCGGTGATGGGGACCGGCTCGCAGGTCCAGGTGTCCAACCTCGGGTGGAACGGCCGCCTCGCCACGGACGCGTCGGTGTCGTTCGGGTTCAACGGCTCGTGGTCGGGCAGCAACACGGCCCCGACGTCGTTCACGCTCAACGGGACCCCGTGCACGGGTGCCGTTGCCTCGCCGACGCCGACACCGACCCGCACGGCGACGCCCACCCCGACGCCGACACCCACCCGTACGGCGACGCCCACCCCGACGCCGACACCGACCCGTACGGCGACGCCCACCCCGACGCCCACGCCCACGCCCACCCCGACGCCCACCCCCACGGTGCCCGCGACGAGCACGTTCTACACCGACCCGACGACGGCCGCGTACGCGGCCTGGCAGGCGGCGTCGGGCACGGACAAGACGCTGCTCGCCAAGATCGCGCAGACGCCCCAGGCGTTCTGGATCGGCGACTGGGCACCCGCGGCGACGATCCAGCAGGACGTGCGCAGCTACACCGGACGCGCGCAGGCCGCCGGTGCGACGCCCGTGATCGTGGTCTACGCGATCCCCGGCCGTGACTGCGGCTCCTACTCGGGCGGCGGCGTCGCCGAGTCCGAGTACGCCCGGTGGATCGACACCGTCGCCGACGGGATCCAGGGGCGTCCCTGGATCGTGCTGGAGCCCGACGCGCTCGCCCAGCTGGGCGACTGCCAGGGCCAGGGTGACCGGGTCGGGTACCTGCGCTACGCCGCACGCGTGCTGACCGAGCACGGTGGACGGGTCTACATCGACGCGGGCAACTCGGCCTGGCTGTCGGCGCAGGAGACGGCGCGCCGCCTCCAGCTCGTGGGCCTCGACCACGCCGAGGGCTTCGCGCTGAACACGTCGAACTACCGGACCACGTCCGAGGCCAAGGCGTACGGCGAGGAGGTCTCCCGCCTGGCAGGCGGTGCGACGTACGTCATCGACACGTCCCGCAACGGCAACGGGTCCAACGGTGAGTGGTGCAACCCCCGGGGCCGTGCCCTGGGCGAGCGCCCGGCGGTCGTGAACGACGCGTCCGCGCTCGACGCCGTCCTCTGGGTGAAGCGCCCGGGCGAGTCCGACGGCACGTGCAACGGCGGCCCGACCGCCGGTGCGTGGTGGCAGGAGATCGCGCTGGAGATGGCGCGCAACACCACCTGGTGA
- the rsgA gene encoding ribosome small subunit-dependent GTPase A — translation MQPVPSSPAPAAEPAPAAEPGPDAVPAVPSGAAPAGVHLVVRVDRGAVLVVPVDDVTSEPRRAVVDRDGAAPLPDGTRSPLAVGDRVDLATTGHEPHVQAVHARRSVLVRDSAGRTSHEQVLAAGVDVVLVVEHLDPDPDLGRVERLLTLAWRSGARPVVVLTKADAVPDPAGMRQDVAAVAPGVDVHAVSVQEGTGLEPVRDLLAPGVVLVVVGPSGAGKSTLVNALAGAPVMATSQVRADGRGRHTTTHRELVPLAGGAMLVDTPGIRGVGLVADAGALDVAFSDVAGLAQRCRFADCAHDAEPGCAVLAAVEAGDLPARRLDSWRRLEREAAHHARRADARLAALEHARVRRVQRARRRSPGPPRA, via the coding sequence GTGCAGCCCGTCCCGTCGTCGCCTGCCCCGGCCGCCGAGCCCGCCCCGGCCGCCGAGCCCGGTCCGGACGCCGTGCCCGCCGTGCCGTCCGGTGCGGCGCCCGCCGGCGTCCATCTCGTCGTGCGCGTGGACCGCGGTGCCGTCCTCGTCGTCCCCGTCGACGACGTGACGTCCGAGCCGCGCCGTGCCGTCGTGGACCGCGACGGCGCCGCCCCGCTGCCGGACGGCACGCGCAGCCCCCTCGCGGTCGGCGACCGCGTCGACCTCGCGACGACCGGTCACGAGCCGCACGTGCAGGCCGTGCACGCCCGGCGCAGCGTCCTCGTGCGCGACTCGGCGGGCCGCACCTCCCACGAGCAGGTCCTCGCCGCCGGTGTCGACGTCGTCCTCGTCGTCGAGCACCTCGACCCCGACCCCGACCTGGGCCGTGTCGAACGGCTGCTGACCCTGGCCTGGCGGTCGGGCGCCCGACCCGTCGTGGTGCTCACCAAGGCCGACGCCGTGCCCGACCCGGCCGGCATGCGCCAGGACGTCGCCGCGGTGGCCCCGGGCGTGGACGTCCACGCGGTGAGCGTGCAGGAGGGCACGGGCCTGGAGCCTGTGCGGGACCTGCTCGCCCCCGGCGTCGTGCTCGTCGTCGTCGGGCCCTCGGGGGCCGGCAAGTCCACGCTCGTCAACGCGCTCGCGGGTGCTCCGGTGATGGCGACGTCGCAGGTGCGCGCCGACGGGCGGGGCCGCCACACCACGACGCACCGCGAGCTGGTGCCGCTCGCCGGCGGTGCGATGCTCGTCGACACCCCCGGGATCCGCGGCGTCGGCCTCGTCGCCGACGCCGGCGCCCTCGACGTCGCGTTCTCCGACGTCGCGGGGCTCGCGCAGCGGTGCCGGTTCGCCGACTGCGCGCACGACGCCGAGCCCGGGTGCGCCGTGCTGGCCGCCGTCGAGGCCGGTGACCTGCCGGCCCGACGGCTGGACAGCTGGCGGCGCCTCGAGCGGGAGGCCGCGCACCACGCGCGCCGTGCGGACGCCCGCCTGGCGGCGCTGGAGCACGCGCGGGTGCGTCGGGTGCAGCGGGCCCGGCGGCGCAGCCCGGGGCCCCCGCGGGCCTGA
- a CDS encoding M15 family metallopeptidase — MAQRRGSRRTAVVSVLTVATLAAVAFVTWAIAGGGQGGGATPVAQVEAWAGALTHTAPEPEPEPDAEPTTAEAGFDLTALSTTDPASPWVVVNKQHPLTPSDWAPDDLVAVDGVQVRAAVATDLEAMLEAAAADGVEILPRDGYRSYAGQAAARAAVEQRRGFEHAERYSARPGFSEHQTGLALDVDSASNPSCDLQTCFAQTAEGRWVAEHGHEFGFLVRYTPENTETTGYAPEGWHLRWVGRDLAGWMHAEGRTSLEDVFGVPGGSTYLEQ, encoded by the coding sequence GTGGCTCAGCGACGCGGATCTCGACGCACGGCGGTGGTGAGCGTGCTCACGGTCGCGACCCTGGCCGCGGTGGCCTTCGTGACCTGGGCGATCGCCGGAGGTGGTCAGGGCGGCGGCGCGACCCCCGTCGCGCAGGTCGAGGCGTGGGCCGGCGCGCTCACGCACACGGCCCCCGAGCCGGAGCCGGAGCCGGACGCCGAGCCGACGACCGCGGAGGCCGGGTTCGACCTCACGGCGCTGTCGACGACCGACCCCGCCAGCCCCTGGGTGGTCGTCAACAAGCAGCACCCCCTCACGCCGAGCGACTGGGCGCCCGACGACCTCGTGGCCGTCGACGGCGTGCAGGTGCGCGCCGCCGTCGCCACGGACCTCGAGGCGATGCTCGAGGCAGCGGCCGCCGACGGCGTCGAGATCCTCCCGCGCGACGGCTACCGCTCCTACGCCGGCCAGGCCGCCGCGCGGGCGGCCGTGGAGCAGCGGCGCGGGTTCGAGCACGCCGAGCGGTACTCGGCCCGCCCCGGCTTCTCCGAGCACCAGACCGGCCTGGCGCTCGACGTCGACTCCGCCTCGAACCCCTCGTGCGACCTGCAGACGTGCTTCGCGCAGACCGCGGAGGGCCGGTGGGTCGCCGAGCACGGCCACGAGTTCGGCTTCCTCGTGCGCTACACGCCCGAGAACACCGAGACGACCGGGTACGCGCCCGAGGGGTGGCACCTGCGCTGGGTCGGTCGCGACCTCGCGGGCTGGATGCACGCCGAGGGCCGCACGTCGCTGGAGGACGTCTTCGGCGTCCCGGGCGGGTCCACGTACCTCGAGCAGTGA
- the purL gene encoding phosphoribosylformylglycinamidine synthase subunit PurL, producing the protein MTTAPARPDAPHHRTDTVEQAAATPDAEQPWAELGLKADEYQRIRDILGRRPTAAELAMYSVMWSEHCSYKSSKVHLRQFGDKTTPAMREHLLVGIGENAGVVDIGDGWAVTFKVESHNHPSYVEPYQGAATGVGGIVRDIISMGARPVAVMDQLRFGAVDHPDTARVVHGVVAGVGGYGNSLGLPNIGGELVFDASYQGNPLVNALCLGVLRHEDIHLANASGVGNKVVLFGARTGGDGIGGASILASETFDDTKPSKRPSVQVGDPFMEKVLIECCLELYAAKVVEGIQDLGAAGISCATSELASNGDGGMHVDLEAVLLRDPTLTAGEILMSESQERMMAVVRPEKLDEFLAITGRWDVETAVIGEVTGTGRLTIDHHGLRIVDVDPRTVAHEGPVYDRPYARPAWQDALVADSVSTPEGKARYARPSSPAELRETVLRLLASPNLASPAWVTDQYDRYVQGNTALAQPDDAGVVRVDEQTGLGVALATDANGRYGKLDPYTGAQLALAEAYRNVATTGARPLAVTDCLNFGSPEHPDSMWQLVEAIRGLADACQTLEVPVTGGNVSLYNGTGEPGQVDSAIHPTPVVGVLGVIDDVADAVRSGWRAPGQAVYLLGTTRPELDGSAWADVVHGHLGGTPPRVDLDAERRLAQVLAQAARDGLVDAAHDLSEGGLAQALLESSLRYGVGVQVDLDALCARDGLTPFEALLSESTARVLVAVPRSEEVRLLDLCTARGVPALRLGETAETCSPGAGTPAEDGDHAHVAAVEVRGLFTVPLDEAREVWEATLPRLFG; encoded by the coding sequence ATGACCACCGCACCTGCGCGCCCCGACGCCCCGCACCACCGGACCGACACCGTCGAGCAGGCTGCGGCCACGCCGGACGCCGAGCAGCCCTGGGCCGAGCTCGGCCTCAAGGCCGACGAGTACCAGCGGATCCGCGACATCCTGGGCCGGCGCCCGACCGCCGCCGAGCTCGCGATGTACTCGGTCATGTGGTCCGAGCACTGCTCGTACAAGTCCTCGAAGGTGCACCTGCGCCAGTTCGGCGACAAGACCACGCCCGCGATGCGCGAGCACCTGCTCGTCGGCATCGGCGAGAACGCCGGGGTCGTCGACATCGGCGACGGCTGGGCCGTCACGTTCAAGGTCGAGTCGCACAACCACCCGTCGTACGTCGAGCCCTACCAGGGCGCGGCGACCGGCGTCGGCGGGATCGTGCGCGACATCATCTCGATGGGTGCGCGGCCCGTCGCCGTCATGGACCAGCTGCGGTTCGGCGCGGTCGACCACCCGGACACGGCCCGGGTCGTGCACGGCGTCGTCGCGGGCGTCGGCGGGTACGGCAACAGCCTCGGGCTGCCGAACATCGGCGGCGAGCTGGTGTTCGACGCCTCGTACCAGGGCAACCCCCTGGTCAACGCGCTGTGCCTGGGCGTGCTGCGGCACGAGGACATCCACCTGGCCAACGCCTCGGGCGTGGGCAACAAGGTCGTGCTGTTCGGTGCGCGCACGGGCGGCGACGGGATCGGCGGGGCGTCGATCCTCGCGTCGGAGACCTTCGACGACACCAAGCCCTCGAAGCGCCCGTCGGTGCAGGTCGGCGACCCGTTCATGGAGAAGGTGCTCATCGAGTGCTGCCTCGAGCTGTACGCGGCGAAGGTCGTCGAGGGCATCCAGGACCTGGGCGCCGCGGGCATCTCGTGCGCGACCAGCGAGCTCGCGTCCAACGGTGACGGCGGCATGCACGTGGACCTCGAGGCCGTGCTGCTGCGCGACCCCACCCTCACCGCGGGCGAGATCCTCATGTCGGAGTCGCAGGAGCGGATGATGGCCGTCGTCCGTCCCGAGAAGCTCGACGAGTTCCTCGCGATCACCGGGCGCTGGGACGTCGAGACGGCGGTCATCGGCGAGGTCACCGGCACGGGGCGCCTGACGATCGACCACCACGGCCTGCGCATCGTCGACGTCGACCCCCGCACGGTCGCGCACGAGGGACCCGTCTACGACCGCCCGTACGCGCGGCCCGCGTGGCAGGACGCGCTCGTCGCCGACTCCGTCAGCACCCCCGAGGGCAAGGCCCGGTACGCGCGCCCGTCGAGCCCCGCCGAGCTGCGCGAGACGGTCCTGCGGCTGCTCGCGTCGCCGAACCTCGCCTCGCCGGCGTGGGTGACGGACCAGTACGACCGGTACGTGCAGGGCAACACCGCGCTCGCCCAGCCCGACGACGCGGGCGTCGTCCGCGTCGACGAGCAGACGGGGCTCGGCGTGGCCCTCGCGACCGACGCGAACGGCCGCTACGGCAAGCTCGACCCGTACACGGGGGCGCAGCTGGCGCTCGCGGAGGCCTACCGCAACGTCGCGACGACCGGCGCGCGCCCGCTCGCGGTCACCGACTGCCTGAACTTCGGCAGCCCGGAGCACCCCGACTCCATGTGGCAGCTCGTCGAGGCGATCCGCGGCCTGGCCGACGCGTGCCAGACCCTCGAGGTGCCCGTGACCGGCGGGAACGTCTCGCTGTACAACGGCACGGGCGAGCCCGGCCAGGTCGACTCCGCGATCCACCCGACGCCCGTCGTCGGCGTGCTCGGCGTGATCGACGACGTCGCCGACGCCGTGCGCTCGGGCTGGCGCGCCCCGGGGCAGGCCGTGTACCTCCTGGGCACCACGCGCCCCGAGCTCGACGGGTCCGCGTGGGCCGACGTCGTGCACGGGCACCTGGGTGGGACGCCCCCGCGGGTCGACCTCGACGCCGAGCGCCGCCTCGCGCAGGTGCTCGCCCAGGCGGCCCGCGACGGTCTCGTCGACGCCGCCCACGACCTGTCCGAGGGCGGCCTCGCCCAGGCGCTGCTCGAGTCGAGCCTGCGGTACGGCGTCGGCGTCCAGGTGGACCTCGACGCGCTGTGCGCGCGGGACGGCCTGACGCCCTTCGAGGCCCTGCTGTCGGAGTCGACGGCCCGCGTGCTCGTCGCGGTGCCCCGCTCCGAGGAGGTCCGCCTGCTCGACCTGTGCACCGCGCGCGGCGTGCCGGCGCTGCGCCTGGGGGAGACCGCCGAGACGTGCTCCCCGGGTGCGGGCACGCCCGCCGAGGACGGCGACCACGCGCACGTCGCGGCGGTCGAGGTGCGCGGTCTGTTCACCGTGCCTCTCGACGAGGCCCGCGAGGTGTGGGAGGCGACGCTCCCGCGCCTGTTCGGCTGA
- a CDS encoding DUF2599 domain-containing protein: protein MPARRTSPPARRGTWLAAALGVVVVAAGCTSPATRPVASPPASSPAPSGATSAPHQDAPAPDAAAVEERGVALAPRGGPTLALLAGDAPGVAVRDDGALDVTLAATTAGTPTAWLAAPAGTALHVLADGTVAVRDEAGVTLAAVGAARGTAGAPRWTADASTGLALLTAPAGTGTEGAATAAPVTVVVGGAAVDSATWGENEGGRSLAVDPAAWARSGGIAAQEAVATQLAAAEPEAASASMRDQLGCHALGAPEKETWNLEPWRPEVDGLTMLATRCNPTATDAG from the coding sequence GTGCCCGCCCGCCGCACGTCTCCCCCCGCCCGCCGTGGCACGTGGCTCGCCGCCGCGCTCGGCGTCGTGGTCGTGGCAGCCGGCTGCACGTCACCGGCGACCCGGCCCGTCGCGTCACCGCCGGCGTCGTCCCCCGCACCGTCCGGCGCCACGTCCGCACCGCACCAGGACGCGCCCGCCCCGGACGCCGCGGCCGTCGAGGAGCGCGGCGTCGCCCTGGCCCCCCGCGGCGGCCCGACGCTCGCGCTGCTCGCCGGGGACGCGCCCGGGGTCGCCGTCCGCGACGACGGCGCCCTCGACGTGACCCTCGCCGCGACCACGGCGGGGACGCCGACGGCGTGGCTCGCCGCCCCCGCGGGCACCGCGCTGCACGTGCTCGCGGACGGCACGGTGGCCGTGCGCGACGAGGCGGGGGTCACGCTCGCCGCCGTCGGCGCGGCCCGTGGCACGGCGGGCGCACCGCGGTGGACCGCCGACGCCTCGACGGGCCTGGCGCTGCTGACCGCGCCGGCGGGCACGGGCACGGAGGGCGCCGCGACCGCGGCACCCGTGACCGTCGTCGTCGGCGGCGCCGCCGTCGACAGCGCGACCTGGGGCGAGAACGAGGGCGGTCGCTCGCTCGCGGTCGACCCGGCCGCCTGGGCCCGCAGCGGCGGGATCGCGGCGCAGGAGGCCGTCGCGACCCAGCTCGCGGCCGCGGAGCCGGAGGCCGCGTCCGCGTCGATGCGCGACCAGCTCGGCTGCCACGCCCTGGGTGCGCCCGAGAAGGAGACCTGGAACCTCGAGCCGTGGCGCCCCGAGGTCGACGGGCTGACGATGCTCGCGACGCGCTGCAACCCGACGGCGACGGACGCGGGCTGA
- a CDS encoding acyl-CoA dehydrogenase family protein, whose translation MTTTAARPAPSPAPAPTDAEPRVDVAALEEQLLGRYAQLRREARAITADPDFQKIEGMPVAEHRERVLAQLRRLEADHDVLRAFPARLGGADDHGGSLARFEELVVGDPSLQIKAGVQWGLFASAILHLGTAWHHDTFLADAMHLRVPGAFAMTETGHGSDVASIGTTAEYDAQTQEFVIHTPFRGAWKDYLGNAALHGTAAVVFAQLVTAAPGGPRVDHGVHAFYVPIRDPRTGEFLPGVGGEDDGVKGGLNGIDNGRLHFDHVRVPRTHLLDRYGSVAPDGTYSSPIASPGRRFFTMLGTLVQGRVSLDGAAVNASKVALAIAVTYANQRRQFTGGDAEEVVLLDRGQHQRRLLPLLAETYAATFAHEELLAAFDDVFSGRGDTPEQREDLETLAAALKSSSTWHALRTVQTCREACGGQGFLAENRLTGLHADMDVYATFEGDNTVLLQLVGKRLLGDYAASLSALQRDRGDLARFVAERVADAALHRTPLVRAVQTLGDLGDARRSVGQLRDEATQRELLTDRVEAKVAQVAQALAPARKLSPDKAAALFNAHQHELVEAARAHAERVQWEAFTRGLAQVQDPGTRQVLTWVRDLFGLSLIERDLAWYLINGRLSAGRARTVTSYIDRLLVRLRPHAQDLVDAFGYRQEHLRAPISSGAERERQDEARAHQRALRASGAAPVPEKHAKG comes from the coding sequence ATGACCACGACCGCCGCCCGCCCGGCCCCGAGCCCGGCGCCCGCCCCCACCGACGCCGAGCCGCGCGTCGACGTCGCCGCGCTCGAGGAGCAGCTGCTCGGCCGGTACGCGCAGCTGCGCCGCGAGGCCCGCGCCATCACCGCCGACCCCGACTTCCAGAAGATCGAGGGCATGCCCGTCGCCGAGCACCGCGAGCGCGTGCTCGCCCAGCTGCGGCGCCTGGAGGCCGACCACGACGTCCTCCGCGCGTTCCCGGCCCGGCTCGGCGGCGCCGACGACCACGGCGGCTCGCTCGCCCGGTTCGAGGAGCTCGTCGTCGGCGACCCGTCGCTGCAGATCAAGGCCGGGGTGCAGTGGGGGCTGTTCGCGTCGGCGATCCTGCACCTGGGCACGGCCTGGCACCACGACACGTTCCTCGCCGACGCGATGCACCTGCGGGTGCCGGGGGCGTTCGCGATGACGGAGACGGGCCACGGGTCCGACGTCGCGTCGATCGGCACGACGGCCGAGTACGACGCGCAGACGCAGGAGTTCGTCATCCACACCCCGTTCCGCGGGGCGTGGAAGGACTACCTGGGCAACGCGGCGCTGCACGGCACGGCCGCCGTCGTGTTCGCCCAGCTCGTCACGGCCGCCCCCGGGGGGCCGCGGGTCGACCACGGCGTGCACGCGTTCTACGTGCCGATCCGCGACCCGCGGACGGGGGAGTTCCTGCCCGGCGTCGGTGGGGAGGACGACGGCGTCAAGGGCGGGCTCAACGGCATCGACAACGGCCGGCTGCACTTCGACCACGTGCGGGTGCCGCGCACGCACCTGCTCGACCGCTACGGCTCGGTCGCGCCCGACGGCACGTACTCGTCGCCGATCGCGAGCCCCGGGCGGCGGTTCTTCACGATGCTCGGCACCCTCGTGCAGGGCCGGGTCTCCCTGGACGGCGCCGCGGTGAACGCGTCGAAGGTCGCGCTCGCGATCGCCGTGACGTACGCCAACCAGCGCCGGCAGTTCACGGGCGGCGACGCCGAGGAGGTCGTGCTCCTCGACCGCGGCCAGCACCAGCGCCGGCTGCTGCCGCTGCTGGCCGAGACGTACGCGGCGACGTTCGCGCACGAGGAGCTCCTCGCGGCGTTCGACGACGTGTTCTCCGGCCGCGGTGACACCCCGGAGCAGCGCGAGGACCTCGAGACGCTCGCGGCCGCGCTCAAGTCGTCGTCGACGTGGCACGCGCTGCGCACGGTGCAGACCTGCCGGGAGGCGTGCGGCGGGCAGGGGTTCCTCGCGGAGAACCGGCTCACGGGCCTGCACGCCGACATGGACGTGTACGCCACGTTCGAGGGCGACAACACCGTCCTGCTGCAGCTCGTCGGCAAGCGCCTGCTCGGGGACTACGCGGCGTCGCTGTCCGCGCTGCAGCGCGACCGGGGCGACCTGGCCCGGTTCGTCGCCGAGCGCGTCGCCGACGCCGCCCTGCACCGCACGCCCCTGGTGCGGGCCGTGCAGACCCTCGGCGACCTGGGCGACGCCCGCCGCTCGGTGGGCCAGCTGCGCGACGAGGCCACGCAGCGCGAGCTGCTCACCGACCGGGTCGAGGCGAAGGTCGCCCAGGTCGCGCAGGCCCTGGCGCCGGCGCGCAAGCTGAGCCCCGACAAGGCGGCGGCGCTCTTCAACGCCCACCAGCACGAGCTCGTCGAGGCCGCGCGCGCCCACGCCGAGCGCGTGCAGTGGGAGGCGTTCACGCGGGGGCTGGCCCAGGTGCAGGACCCGGGGACCCGGCAGGTGCTCACGTGGGTGCGCGACCTGTTCGGGCTGTCGCTGATCGAGCGCGACCTCGCCTGGTACCTCATCAACGGGCGGCTCTCGGCCGGGCGGGCCCGCACGGTGACGTCGTACATCGACCGGCTGCTGGTCCGCCTGCGCCCGCACGCGCAGGACCTCGTCGACGCGTTCGGCTACCGCCAGGAGCACCTGCGCGCACCGATCTCCTCCGGCGCGGAGCGCGAGCGGCAGGACGAGGCGCGGGCGCACCAGCGGGCGCTGCGGGCGTCCGGCGCGGCCCCGGTGCCGGAGAAGCACGCCAAGGGCTGA
- a CDS encoding TetR/AcrR family transcriptional regulator: MSPVTSGPSTTTGPARARGAGPHPGVAAEARHEVAPDAAPDPSTDPDEPAVDGRSTRWADHREARRAELLRVARRTVHHRGPDVSMDEIAAAAGTSKSIVYRYFTDKTGLQIAVAEAVVLQIQGALEGVLRVAPTPRDGLRAMVAVYLEMIESSPHVYAFVTRDGSVESGGPLGHFLDSVTALVAAPFARGLTEDRDGTRVARRPEAVRRPADDPHAAALAAAEVWAAGAVGFVRGTGEWWLAHRGQPGVPDRETLTAQVAAWLWAGPVGLLARDRARRTDDVVPTPTEEP; the protein is encoded by the coding sequence GTGAGCCCCGTCACTTCGGGACCGTCGACGACGACGGGACCCGCCCGAGCTCGCGGCGCCGGACCCCACCCCGGCGTCGCGGCGGAGGCGCGCCACGAGGTCGCCCCGGACGCGGCGCCGGACCCCTCGACGGACCCCGACGAGCCCGCCGTCGACGGCCGCTCCACCCGCTGGGCCGACCACCGCGAGGCGCGCCGCGCGGAGCTCCTGCGCGTCGCCCGGCGCACCGTGCACCACCGCGGACCCGACGTCTCCATGGACGAGATCGCGGCCGCCGCCGGAACGTCCAAGTCCATCGTCTACCGCTACTTCACCGACAAGACCGGTCTGCAGATCGCCGTCGCCGAGGCCGTCGTCCTGCAGATCCAGGGCGCCCTCGAGGGCGTCCTGCGCGTCGCGCCCACGCCGCGCGACGGTCTGCGCGCGATGGTCGCCGTGTACCTGGAGATGATCGAGTCGTCGCCGCACGTGTACGCGTTCGTCACGCGCGACGGGTCCGTGGAGTCCGGCGGCCCGCTCGGCCACTTCCTCGACTCGGTGACCGCGCTCGTCGCCGCCCCCTTCGCCCGCGGGCTCACCGAGGACCGCGACGGCACCCGCGTCGCCCGGCGTCCCGAGGCCGTGCGGCGCCCCGCCGACGATCCGCACGCCGCCGCGCTCGCGGCCGCCGAGGTCTGGGCCGCCGGCGCCGTCGGGTTCGTGCGCGGCACCGGCGAGTGGTGGCTCGCCCACCGCGGCCAGCCCGGCGTGCCCGACCGCGAGACCCTCACCGCCCAGGTCGCGGCGTGGCTGTGGGCCGGCCCCGTCGGCCTGCTCGCCCGCGACCGTGCTCGCCGTACCGACGACGTCGTCCCCACCCCGACGGAGGAGCCATGA